The Candidatus Eisenbacteria bacterium genome includes the window CGCATCAAGGGGTCGAACGCGCCTTGGATCGGGCGCTCCACCATGAGGACGTGCGGGTTCGCAAGGAGGCGGTGCGCGCGCTGGGAAACATCGAGAGCCCCACGAGCCGCGCGTTTCTCGTCTCCGCGTTCCGCGATCTTGACGCCACCGTCCGGATTCAGGCCGCGTTGACCCTCGCCCAGAGGCGTGACGACCGCGCCGCGCAGAGCATCTGGGGCGCCATCCAGGCTCCGGAGTTCGCGCGCCGGGACCACAATGAGCGGCGAGCCTTCTTCGAGGCGATGGGGAAGTCAGGATCGGCCTCCTTCGTGCCTCCTCTCCACGAGCTGCTGACGCGAGGGGGCCTCTTCCGGGGGACGAACGAGGAGGAGCGTCTGAACGCGGCCTTGGCGCTCGCGTGGCTCGGAACCCCGAAGGCGATCGAGGTCCTGAATCACGAGCTCACGAGCAAGCGCGAACCGGTCCGGAAGGCGGTGGAGGCCGCGCTGGAGACGGTGCGGAAAGCCGCCGCCCCGGGAGCCCGACGCGACTCGATGGAAGAGGATGCCCCGTCCGAGGCTCCGGGGGTGGAGGAACCCAGCCCATGACGGGACCCGCGACGCGCGCCGGGGTTCCGGGAGGCGCGCCGGAACCCACCGTCCAGCGCATCGTCGTCCAGGGGCGGAGCCTCGCCATGCAGCTCTGCGTGGTGCTCAAGACCGCGAAGATCCATGACGTCGGGAACGTCGCCTTCCACGGTCCGCTGGTCAGCTTCATCGAAACCGTGGAGCAGCTCCACACGGCCGAAGGGGACTTCAAGCTGCAAGCCGTCGGAGATTTCCTCTACATCAACCAGAGCCGCCTCAAGCTCGACGGTTCGAGCTATGCGAGCTATCAATATCTGATCGACGAGTTCCGCAACCGCGGGCTCTCGGGCTTCGCGTTCACCGGGAAGGTATCGCCTCCGGAAGTGAAGAAATTCGTGCGGTTGTTTCTCGACGTGGACTGCAAATCCTCGGATCCCTACGAGGATTTCAGCGCGGCCCTGGCCAAACTGTCGGTCGAGCACCTCGTGCCGCTGCGGACGGTTGTGTCTCAGACCGGAGCCGTCAATATCGAGGAGGTTCGGGATTCGCGCAAGGCGGCCAAGCGGACGTTCTACCGCGCGATCGAAGCCACGAAAATGCTGATGCTGGGCGCGCGGGATCGCAGGCCCGTCGACTTGCGCAAGACGAAACGCGCGGTCCAGTCGATCGTCGATTTGATCTTGAACGAAGAATTCTCGCTGGTCGGGCTCACGGCGATCAAGAACCACGACGAGTATACGTTTCAACACTGCGTCAACGTCTCGATCCTCTCGATCTCTCTCGGGCAGAGGCTCGGATTGTCGAAGAAGATGCTCGGCGAGCTCGGCGTGGCTGCGATCCTTCACGACCTCGGCAAGGCGACGATCCCGGCTTGGGTGCTCAACAAGCCCGGGAAGCTGACCGCCGAAGAGTGGAAGCTCATGACGGATCATCCGGTCCAGGGCGTGAAGATGATCTCGAAGCTTCGAGGCCTGAACGAGCTCGCCCTGCGCGCGATGATCGTCGCCTTCGAGCACCATCTGAATATTGACGGGAGCGGCTATCCCAAGCTCGGGGACCATCTCCGGATGTCGCTCTTCAGTAGGATCGTGGCGATCGCCGATTGTTTCGACGCGATGACCGCGCACCGATCCTA containing:
- a CDS encoding HD-GYP domain-containing protein, yielding MTGPATRAGVPGGAPEPTVQRIVVQGRSLAMQLCVVLKTAKIHDVGNVAFHGPLVSFIETVEQLHTAEGDFKLQAVGDFLYINQSRLKLDGSSYASYQYLIDEFRNRGLSGFAFTGKVSPPEVKKFVRLFLDVDCKSSDPYEDFSAALAKLSVEHLVPLRTVVSQTGAVNIEEVRDSRKAAKRTFYRAIEATKMLMLGARDRRPVDLRKTKRAVQSIVDLILNEEFSLVGLTAIKNHDEYTFQHCVNVSILSISLGQRLGLSKKMLGELGVAAILHDLGKATIPAWVLNKPGKLTAEEWKLMTDHPVQGVKMISKLRGLNELALRAMIVAFEHHLNIDGSGYPKLGDHLRMSLFSRIVAIADCFDAMTAHRSYRKSPFTPYEALHHMLIANREKFDALLIKAFVNTVGMYPAGTVVLLDTNEIGVVTEHNVHDIFRPKVKIVADRDRKRIEGSIVDLSHREDGSGAYTVGIVSALNPEEYGISVADALT